TACTTCAACGTGACCACCATCGGCGCACTCGCCCTGGCGCTGCTGTCGGTCAATTACTTCAAGCCCGGCGTCGGCGTGTCGCTCGAAGGCGCCGGCAAAGCGGAACTGCCCGAGGCCAAGGCGAGCCTCGTGGGCGTGCTGGTCAACGCCGTGCCCACCAGCGTCTTCGACGCCATGGCGCGCAACGAGGTTCTGCAGCTGGTCGTGTTCACCGTGCTGTTCGGCATGGCCTGCATCGCCATGGGCGAGCGCGCTGAACCCGTGATCCGGTTCTGCCGCTCGCTGTCCGACGTCATGTTCGAATACACGCGCTACGTCATGTATCTCGCGCCCGTGGGCGTCGGCGCGGCCATCGCCAGCGTCGTCGGCGCCAAGGGCATCGGCGTGCTGCTCGGGCTCGGCAAACTGATCGGCGCCCTCTACATCGCGCTGCTCGGATACATCGTGCTCGTCATGGGGCCTGCTGCGCTGCTGTTCCGCATCCCAGTGCTCCGCTTCCTGCGCGCCGCCAAGGACCCCTACATCCTTGCCTTCTCCACCGCTTCCAGCGAAGCCGCCTTCCCCATGGCGATGCGCAACATGGAGCGGTTCGGCGTGCCGCGCCACATCGTCAGTTTCGTTCTGCCCACGGGCTACAGCTTCAATCTCGACGGAAGCACGCTTTATCTTGCCATGGCTTCCGTCTTCGTCGCCCAGGCTGCCGGCGTCGAGATGAGCCTGACGCAGCAGCTGACGATGCTCGCTACCCTGATGCTGACGTCGAAAGGCGTGGCGGCGGTGCCCCGCGCCTCGCTCGTCATCCTTGCCGCAACGCTTTCGACCTTCAATCTTCCGCTGGAAGGCGTCGCGCTCATCCTCGGCGTGGACACCCTCATGGACATGGGCCGAACCTCCGTCAACCTGCTGGGCAACTGTCTCGCCACCGCCGCCGTCGCCCGCTGGGAGGGCTACGACCTCATTCCTCAGGAAGAAAAGTCTTCGGAAGAGGCGGTTGTCGACGAATCGGCCGCCGCGCAGCCGCAGGAGCAGTAATCCGCCATGATGCTTGGAGCCGTCACCTACAACGTCCTCAAAGACTGGGACCTCGAGACCGTCATTACAAAACTCGAACAGGCCGGTTTCGAGGCCGTCGAACTCCGCACGACGCACGCCCACGGCGTCG
This DNA window, taken from Bryobacteraceae bacterium, encodes the following:
- the gltT gene encoding proton glutamate symport protein; this translates as MKKISLTSWIFIAMAAGIAIGHFFPEFGKDTAFLGTIFLRLIKSIIAPLLFATLVVGIAGSGSAKAMGRIGLKALIYFNVTTIGALALALLSVNYFKPGVGVSLEGAGKAELPEAKASLVGVLVNAVPTSVFDAMARNEVLQLVVFTVLFGMACIAMGERAEPVIRFCRSLSDVMFEYTRYVMYLAPVGVGAAIASVVGAKGIGVLLGLGKLIGALYIALLGYIVLVMGPAALLFRIPVLRFLRAAKDPYILAFSTASSEAAFPMAMRNMERFGVPRHIVSFVLPTGYSFNLDGSTLYLAMASVFVAQAAGVEMSLTQQLTMLATLMLTSKGVAAVPRASLVILAATLSTFNLPLEGVALILGVDTLMDMGRTSVNLLGNCLATAAVARWEGYDLIPQEEKSSEEAVVDESAAAQPQEQ